In a single window of the Streptococcus ilei genome:
- the metK gene encoding methionine adenosyltransferase gives MSERKLFTSESVSEGHPDKIADQISDAILDAILEQDPEAHVAAETAVYTGSVHVFGEISTTAYVDINRVVRDTIAEIGYTNTEYGFSAETVGVHPSLVEQSPDIAQGVNEALEVRGNADQDPLDLIGAGDQGIMFGFAVDETEELMPLPISLSHKLVRRLAELRKSGDISYLRPDAKSQVTVEYDENDQPVRVDTVVISTQHDPDVSNEQIHQDVINKVIKEVIPASYLDDETKFFINPTGRFVIGGPQGDSGLTGRKIIVDTYGGYSRHGGGAFSGKDATKVDRSASYAARYIAKNIVAAGLAKKAEVQLAYAIGVAHPVSVRIDTFGTGTVAESKLEAAARQIFDLRPAGIIQMLDLKRPIYRQTAAYGHMGRTDIDLPWERLDKVEALKEAVK, from the coding sequence ATGTCAGAACGTAAATTATTCACGTCTGAATCGGTATCTGAGGGGCATCCAGATAAGATTGCAGACCAAATTTCAGATGCTATTTTGGATGCTATTTTAGAGCAAGATCCAGAAGCACACGTGGCTGCAGAAACAGCTGTTTATACTGGTTCCGTGCATGTCTTTGGTGAGATTTCAACTACAGCTTATGTCGATATTAACCGTGTGGTTCGTGATACCATTGCAGAGATTGGTTATACAAACACTGAGTATGGATTCTCGGCTGAAACAGTGGGAGTCCACCCATCTTTGGTGGAACAATCTCCTGATATCGCTCAAGGGGTTAATGAAGCTTTGGAAGTCCGTGGAAACGCAGACCAAGATCCACTTGACTTGATTGGTGCAGGTGACCAAGGTATCATGTTTGGTTTTGCGGTGGATGAAACAGAAGAACTCATGCCATTACCAATTTCACTCAGTCACAAGTTGGTTCGTCGGTTGGCAGAGCTTCGGAAGTCTGGTGATATCAGCTACCTTCGTCCAGATGCCAAGTCACAAGTCACTGTTGAGTATGATGAAAATGACCAGCCAGTGCGCGTGGATACGGTGGTTATTTCAACTCAACACGATCCAGATGTCAGCAATGAACAAATCCACCAAGATGTGATCAACAAGGTCATCAAGGAAGTGATTCCAGCTTCTTATCTGGATGATGAAACAAAATTCTTCATCAATCCAACTGGTCGTTTCGTTATCGGAGGACCTCAAGGAGACTCAGGTTTGACGGGTCGGAAGATCATCGTGGATACCTATGGTGGATACTCACGTCACGGTGGTGGTGCCTTCTCAGGTAAGGATGCGACTAAGGTGGACCGTTCCGCTTCTTATGCAGCTCGCTATATCGCTAAAAACATCGTGGCAGCAGGGCTTGCTAAGAAGGCAGAAGTGCAATTGGCTTATGCGATTGGGGTGGCTCACCCTGTATCTGTTCGTATCGATACTTTCGGTACAGGAACAGTTGCTGAAAGCAAATTAGAAGCAGCAGCGCGTCAAATCTTTGACCTTCGTCCTGCAGGGATTATTCAAATGTTGGATCTCAAACGTCCGATTTACCGTCAAACAGCAGCATATGGCCATATGGGACGGACGGATATTGATCTTCCATGGGAACGCTTGGATAAGGTAGAAGCCTTGAAAGAAGCAGTTAAGTAA
- a CDS encoding deoxycytidylate deaminase, producing MGYKRLAWDEYFAAQALLISNRATCKRAKVGAVLVKDHKVVATGYNGSVSGTEHCLDHDCLMVEGHCVRTLHAEVNAILQGAERGIPKGFTAYVTHFPCLNCTKQLLQVGCKRVVYIHQYRIDEYAEYLYREKEVELVHLPLEEVKEAIAEADFI from the coding sequence GTGGGATATAAACGGTTAGCCTGGGATGAGTATTTTGCAGCGCAGGCTTTGTTAATATCAAATCGCGCAACCTGTAAGCGGGCCAAGGTGGGGGCGGTATTGGTCAAGGATCATAAGGTAGTTGCGACGGGCTACAATGGCTCTGTCTCTGGTACGGAACATTGCCTGGACCATGACTGTCTCATGGTGGAAGGGCACTGTGTTCGGACCCTCCATGCAGAAGTCAATGCTATTTTACAGGGAGCCGAACGAGGGATCCCCAAAGGTTTCACTGCCTATGTGACCCATTTCCCTTGCCTCAATTGTACCAAGCAGTTGCTTCAAGTTGGCTGCAAGCGGGTTGTTTATATCCATCAATACCGCATCGATGAATATGCAGAGTATCTCTACCGTGAAAAAGAAGTAGAACTGGTCCACCTCCCATTGGAAGAGGTCAAAGAAGCTATTGCAGAGGCAGATTTTATTTAA
- the rplT gene encoding 50S ribosomal protein L20 — protein MARVKGGVVSRKRRKRILKLAKGYYGAKHILFRTAKEQVMNSYYYAYRDRRQKKRDFRKLWITRINAAARMNGLSYSQLMHGLKLAEIEVNRKMLADLAVNDAAAFTALADAAKAKLGK, from the coding sequence ATGGCACGTGTTAAAGGTGGCGTTGTATCACGCAAACGTCGTAAACGTATTCTTAAATTAGCTAAAGGTTACTATGGAGCTAAACACATCTTGTTCCGTACTGCAAAAGAACAAGTAATGAACTCTTACTACTATGCATACCGTGACCGTCGTCAAAAGAAACGTGACTTCCGCAAATTGTGGATCACACGTATCAATGCGGCGGCTCGTATGAACGGACTTTCATACTCACAATTGATGCATGGTTTGAAATTGGCTGAGATCGAAGTTAACCGTAAAATGCTTGCTGATTTGGCTGTTAACGATGCAGCAGCTTTCACAGCTCTTGCAGATGCAGCTAAAGCAAAACTTGGTAAATAA
- the rpmI gene encoding 50S ribosomal protein L35: MPKQKTHRASAKRFKRTGSGGLKRFRAYTSHRFHGKTKKQRRHLRKASMVHSGDFKRIKAMLTRLK; this comes from the coding sequence ATGCCAAAACAAAAAACACACCGCGCATCAGCTAAACGTTTCAAACGTACAGGTTCTGGTGGACTTAAACGTTTCCGTGCTTACACTTCTCACCGTTTCCACGGAAAAACTAAGAAACAACGTCGTCATCTTCGTAAAGCATCTATGGTGCATTCAGGAGATTTCAAACGTATTAAAGCAATGCTTACTCGCTTGAAATAA
- the infC gene encoding translation initiation factor IF-3: MKTIAKQDLFINDEIRVREVRLIGLEGEQLGIKPLGEAQALADDANVDLVLIQPQAKPPVAKIMDYGKFKFEYQKKQKEQRKKQSVVTVKEVRLSPVIDKGDFDTKLRNARKFLEKGNKVKVSIRFKGRMITHKEIGAKVLADFAEATQDIAIIEQRAKMDGRQMFMQLAPATDKK; the protein is encoded by the coding sequence GTGAAAACCATAGCAAAGCAAGACTTATTCATCAATGATGAAATTCGTGTACGTGAAGTTCGCTTAATCGGTCTTGAGGGCGAACAATTGGGTATCAAACCACTTGGTGAAGCGCAAGCACTTGCGGACGACGCTAATGTGGACTTGGTTCTCATTCAACCTCAAGCTAAACCTCCTGTTGCGAAAATTATGGACTACGGTAAGTTCAAATTTGAGTACCAGAAGAAACAAAAAGAACAACGCAAAAAACAAAGCGTTGTGACCGTGAAAGAAGTTCGTTTGAGCCCAGTTATTGACAAGGGTGATTTCGATACGAAACTTCGCAATGCTCGTAAGTTCCTTGAAAAAGGGAACAAAGTGAAGGTTTCCATTCGCTTTAAGGGTCGTATGATCACCCATAAAGAGATTGGGGCAAAAGTTTTAGCCGATTTCGCTGAAGCAACTCAAGATATTGCTATCATCGAACAACGTGCTAAAATGGATGGTCGTCAAATGTTCATGCAGTTGGCACCAGCAACTGACAAGAAATAA
- the cmk gene encoding (d)CMP kinase: MKQIQIAIDGPASSGKSTVAKIIAKNLGYTYLDTGAMYRAATYLALRHDLTEADVDQLVDLLNQYPVSFGRSEDGQQLVFVADVDVTHPIRDNEVTNNVSWVSALAPVRERLVAQQQQIAALGGIVMDGRDIGTVVLPNAELKIFLVASVEERAERRYKENLSKGIETDLEVLKKEIAERDYKDSHREVSPLKPAADAIHFDTTGVGIDQVVAFIEEKAKKILDNPS; encoded by the coding sequence ATGAAACAAATTCAAATCGCAATTGATGGTCCAGCATCCAGTGGGAAATCAACTGTTGCTAAGATTATTGCTAAAAATTTAGGCTACACTTATCTGGATACAGGTGCCATGTATCGAGCAGCTACTTATTTGGCTCTTCGTCATGATCTGACGGAAGCAGATGTTGACCAGTTGGTTGATTTATTGAATCAATATCCTGTTAGTTTTGGTCGTTCTGAAGATGGTCAGCAATTAGTCTTCGTAGCTGATGTCGATGTGACCCATCCAATTCGTGACAATGAAGTGACCAATAATGTCTCTTGGGTATCTGCCCTGGCTCCTGTCCGAGAGCGCTTGGTGGCCCAGCAACAACAGATTGCAGCTCTAGGTGGGATCGTCATGGACGGTCGTGATATTGGAACAGTTGTCTTACCAAATGCAGAATTGAAGATTTTCCTAGTGGCCTCTGTAGAAGAACGTGCAGAACGTCGTTATAAGGAAAATTTGAGTAAGGGAATTGAAACAGATTTAGAAGTATTGAAAAAAGAAATTGCTGAGCGGGACTATAAAGATAGTCACCGAGAGGTTTCACCATTGAAACCAGCAGCAGATGCCATTCATTTTGATACGACTGGTGTCGGGATTGATCAAGTGGTTGCATTTATTGAAGAAAAAGCAAAAAAAATCCTTGACAATCCATCATAA
- a CDS encoding SAG1386/EF1546 family surface-associated protein produces the protein MPKEPWEEEVYDDGEETLKRTNKLNGIKADRLLTILAIIFFIIIVAMVCFLIYLSTGGSDKKKQMSGFYNGETTVVVASSAPAAEKTEKASAEESEDGTITVLAGEGEASIAARAGISISELEQLNPSHMSTGSWYANPGDVVKIR, from the coding sequence ATGCCGAAAGAGCCATGGGAAGAAGAAGTTTATGATGATGGAGAAGAAACATTGAAACGAACAAACAAATTAAATGGAATTAAAGCTGATCGCTTGTTGACCATCTTGGCGATTATTTTCTTTATTATTATTGTAGCGATGGTCTGCTTCTTAATTTACCTTTCTACAGGTGGAAGCGATAAGAAGAAACAAATGAGTGGTTTCTATAATGGTGAAACAACAGTTGTTGTAGCGAGTAGTGCTCCAGCTGCAGAAAAAACAGAGAAAGCAAGTGCTGAAGAATCTGAAGATGGGACGATTACAGTTCTAGCTGGTGAAGGAGAAGCATCGATTGCGGCGCGTGCCGGAATTTCGATTTCCGAATTGGAGCAACTGAATCCATCTCACATGTCAACTGGTTCTTGGTATGCGAATCCAGGTGATGTGGTCAAAATTCGATAA
- a CDS encoding ferredoxin translates to MKITLIPERCIACGLCQTYSDIFDYHDNGIVKFASEDELLEKEFPTDATIQEAVKNCPTRALIKD, encoded by the coding sequence ATGAAAATAACCTTAATACCTGAACGTTGTATCGCATGTGGCCTTTGCCAAACTTACTCGGACATTTTTGACTATCACGATAATGGCATCGTTAAGTTCGCCTCGGAAGATGAACTGTTGGAAAAAGAATTTCCTACCGATGCAACCATCCAAGAAGCTGTTAAAAATTGTCCGACCCGAGCTCTTATCAAAGATTAA
- a CDS encoding EbsA family protein, whose product MIKIFGKIRYHWQPDLSMLIIYWSLSVIPVFIGLALMYESSNIPTVVLFSFFLFMALLAVGVHRYFTIYDDGILRIITANPLTPIKVPISSIEKVEVTKNSIKLIFNDGSRSRTFCMRKWPKKYFINALALNDHFKGEIELTDNFIHVDYYQLYYANNEKSS is encoded by the coding sequence ATGATTAAGATTTTTGGGAAAATCCGATACCATTGGCAGCCTGATTTATCCATGCTGATTATCTATTGGTCCTTATCGGTTATACCTGTCTTTATTGGACTAGCTCTGATGTATGAGAGTTCTAATATTCCGACAGTGGTACTCTTTTCATTCTTTCTCTTTATGGCCTTGCTGGCTGTAGGAGTGCATCGCTATTTTACGATTTATGATGATGGGATTTTACGTATTATCACGGCGAATCCGTTAACTCCTATAAAAGTTCCGATTTCATCGATTGAAAAAGTGGAAGTCACAAAGAATTCCATCAAGTTAATTTTCAACGATGGATCAAGAAGTCGGACTTTCTGTATGCGTAAGTGGCCCAAAAAATACTTTATTAATGCTTTGGCCTTGAACGATCATTTCAAGGGTGAGATTGAGTTGACTGATAACTTCATCCATGTGGACTATTATCAACTCTACTACGCTAATAATGAAAAAAGCTCTTAA
- a CDS encoding alkaline phosphatase family protein, whose translation MKRKKKFNLKEFLLRNYQKLTRTQLYSLALLVLFLVINTYLVQHVIADNIGATGSVITLINHCGIYFGLATVVLVALISQYDLKRIFALKILVSYSVYLILSYSVEVALHINVPKYKVFDFAKNGFWQTNSIVFVSVLVVSSLLFSTIRQWFDNKAVNRKMRPIGKLFEYLLHSSILTTFVLTDSKIPSTLYRTTWYLFDGIGKTGGGKYSLSQFWFVEFKMLAFSILLTLIGLFFVKGQIDLVKNRSSFSLAVMTSISLAILSNTGVQLGLGVGDLLVGYSIFPGGVVFPILCLVFLYISLYVLINRYWFTTILIIFSSIFFVVANAVKFSMRGEPILPSDLVWLSQPSVLFSFVDVSFMFIVIAVAVGLSVTYILGRRYIYTGKIIRSTIIRYLTLFALVLFGYKVYSIFDQKENGVISEKVPVITLLNNFQDTKWLGNSINARYRSLAYVWFNQLTTEVMIKPEGYSKEKMQEIEKKYSMQASEINQTRNEYVDQQTIIYVLSESFSDPSRIEGVTISRNPIPNIQNIKSRVTSGLMKSDGYGGGTANMEFQTLTGLPFYNISPTVSVLYSDVAPKMQHLISISDSFSSKNKEIIHFESKINYSRNVIYNRLDFDKFVSIDDKKDYNVGYQEIHVSDQSTYNSVLKDLDPKRSQFFSVITMQNHAPFIAGEPSDVTASGKDFSEDVNTRLTNYSRLLTFTDSATQDFLEKLSKIDKKITVVFYGDHLPGLYPESAFKNYPEGQYQTDYFIWSNFDAPKLDYPLVNSSDFSAMVFEQTNSKVSPYYALLTEVLKKASVDKKALEGEAKEIAEDLKMVEYDLISGKGYLSQGFFKVPSAKN comes from the coding sequence ATGAAGAGAAAAAAGAAGTTTAATTTAAAAGAGTTTCTTCTAAGAAACTATCAAAAATTAACGAGAACACAATTGTATTCTCTTGCTCTTCTTGTGTTATTCCTTGTCATTAATACGTATTTAGTTCAGCATGTTATTGCTGATAATATAGGAGCAACAGGGTCCGTTATAACATTGATTAATCACTGTGGGATCTATTTTGGGCTTGCAACAGTCGTTTTAGTTGCCTTAATTTCTCAATATGATTTAAAGCGAATTTTTGCTTTAAAGATTCTTGTATCGTATAGTGTCTATTTAATTCTTTCCTATTCAGTTGAAGTTGCTCTTCATATTAATGTACCGAAGTATAAGGTATTTGATTTTGCCAAGAATGGTTTTTGGCAGACTAATTCAATAGTTTTTGTATCGGTATTAGTTGTTAGTTCGCTTTTATTTTCAACTATTAGACAGTGGTTTGATAATAAGGCTGTTAACAGAAAGATGAGACCAATTGGAAAACTATTTGAATACTTATTGCATTCTAGTATTTTAACTACTTTTGTTTTAACGGATTCAAAAATTCCTTCAACTCTCTATCGTACGACCTGGTATTTGTTTGATGGTATTGGAAAAACTGGAGGAGGCAAATATTCTCTATCGCAATTTTGGTTTGTTGAGTTTAAAATGCTTGCCTTCTCTATTCTTTTAACTCTTATCGGATTATTTTTTGTCAAAGGTCAAATAGATTTAGTTAAAAATAGATCGAGTTTCTCACTGGCTGTCATGACTAGTATTAGTTTAGCCATCCTATCGAATACGGGTGTGCAACTTGGACTTGGAGTAGGAGATTTATTAGTTGGTTATTCGATTTTTCCAGGTGGAGTCGTATTTCCTATCCTTTGTCTCGTGTTTCTATACATCTCTCTATATGTGTTAATTAATAGATATTGGTTTACGACGATTTTAATAATCTTTAGTAGTATTTTTTTCGTTGTAGCCAATGCTGTTAAATTTAGTATGAGGGGAGAGCCAATTTTACCGAGTGATTTAGTCTGGTTATCTCAACCTTCCGTTTTATTTAGCTTTGTTGATGTCTCCTTTATGTTCATCGTCATAGCCGTTGCAGTAGGTCTATCAGTTACCTATATTCTCGGCAGACGGTATATTTATACAGGTAAAATTATTAGATCAACCATAATTCGATATCTTACCCTTTTTGCTCTGGTATTATTTGGTTATAAAGTATATTCGATTTTTGACCAAAAAGAGAATGGTGTGATTTCAGAGAAAGTACCAGTTATCACCTTACTGAATAATTTTCAGGATACGAAATGGCTGGGGAATTCGATAAATGCAAGGTATCGATCACTAGCTTATGTATGGTTTAATCAATTGACAACAGAAGTCATGATAAAACCTGAGGGATACAGCAAAGAAAAAATGCAAGAGATTGAAAAGAAATACTCTATGCAAGCTTCTGAAATTAATCAAACAAGAAATGAATATGTCGATCAACAGACCATCATTTATGTCCTGAGTGAGAGTTTTTCGGATCCAAGCAGAATCGAAGGAGTGACAATTTCTAGAAATCCTATTCCAAATATTCAAAACATAAAATCAAGAGTGACAAGTGGTTTAATGAAATCAGACGGCTACGGCGGTGGTACGGCTAATATGGAATTTCAAACCTTAACAGGCTTACCATTTTATAATATCAGCCCTACCGTTTCTGTTCTATACTCAGATGTTGCTCCAAAAATGCAACATTTAATTTCGATTAGTGATTCTTTTAGTTCTAAAAATAAAGAAATCATACATTTCGAATCTAAAATAAACTATTCAAGAAATGTTATATACAATAGACTAGATTTTGATAAGTTTGTAAGCATTGATGATAAAAAAGATTACAATGTAGGGTATCAGGAAATTCATGTCAGTGACCAATCAACCTATAATTCAGTATTAAAAGATTTAGATCCAAAGCGGAGTCAATTCTTTTCAGTCATTACGATGCAAAATCATGCGCCTTTTATTGCAGGTGAACCATCAGATGTAACTGCTTCTGGAAAAGATTTCTCAGAAGATGTGAATACTCGTTTGACAAATTATTCAAGGTTACTAACATTCACTGACAGTGCCACCCAAGATTTCCTAGAAAAGCTATCCAAAATCGATAAAAAGATAACAGTTGTCTTTTATGGGGATCATTTGCCTGGTTTATATCCGGAGTCTGCTTTTAAAAACTATCCAGAAGGTCAGTACCAAACGGACTACTTTATTTGGAGTAATTTCGATGCTCCGAAGTTGGACTATCCTTTGGTCAACTCGAGTGATTTCTCTGCTATGGTTTTTGAACAAACTAATTCCAAGGTATCTCCATACTATGCTTTGCTCACGGAGGTTTTGAAAAAAGCAAGTGTGGACAAAAAAGCTCTGGAAGGAGAAGCGAAAGAGATTGCTGAAGATTTGAAGATGGTGGAGTATGATCTGATAAGTGGTAAAGGATACCTATCCCAAGGTTTCTTCAAGGTTCCATCAGCGAAAAATTAA
- a CDS encoding DUF2142 domain-containing protein, with protein sequence MGVIDKTKIRNILISIFLVLFSRVFLASLFQFTINLKIILLIINVVIYFILFDPKDKKKLPINAFFMIIIFGSVISVVKPVQYGLDEESHLPNVISISDSPIFKYSNEKLEDYNSVFKYDALRNPSKKDKNYWFNAEHKESKIKGVKVGFDNPAFIPSAIGWNIGRLISKKVYVSYYLGRIFEVIAFAILVFIALKISKVYREAIYLFATFPAVLYIIAGYHYDYLYFGASLIALALLTNVLSEKNKVDKKYAVAFQCTTLLFAFSKFPFILTGSLLSVLPNRYYKDKNMRSFSSLLFLLNLFISFVYVGIIKLFPSGNSISGEGPGLFYFLTHPLPLLRTLFLAPHGIINDFISDPLKYVSEKSAFLIAASIFTFFFILFIIILRNKIELPKFFKYYSLLLLLGIAILIIVAISGDPRVYHTGDIVVGGVQGRYYYYILMFLPLYFGTWFHKKVGIADIAQSEDSNFDISLQYALIFLNILTISIGIYTQIQG encoded by the coding sequence ATGGGAGTTATTGATAAGACTAAAATTAGAAATATTTTAATTTCTATATTTTTAGTATTATTTTCGAGAGTGTTTTTGGCCAGTTTATTTCAATTCACCATCAATTTAAAAATTATATTATTAATTATTAATGTTGTAATTTATTTTATTCTTTTTGATCCAAAAGACAAAAAGAAATTGCCAATTAATGCTTTTTTTATGATAATTATTTTCGGTAGTGTAATTTCAGTAGTGAAGCCAGTTCAATACGGACTAGATGAAGAATCTCATTTACCAAATGTAATTAGTATTTCTGATAGTCCTATTTTTAAATATTCTAATGAAAAATTGGAAGATTATAATTCAGTTTTCAAATATGATGCACTAAGAAATCCTAGTAAAAAAGATAAAAATTATTGGTTCAATGCTGAACATAAAGAAAGTAAGATTAAAGGAGTAAAAGTTGGATTTGATAATCCAGCCTTCATTCCTAGTGCGATTGGATGGAATATAGGTAGATTAATCTCTAAAAAAGTATATGTTTCTTATTATTTGGGAAGAATATTCGAGGTAATAGCATTTGCTATTCTAGTATTTATTGCATTAAAAATCAGCAAAGTTTATAGAGAAGCGATATATTTATTTGCTACATTCCCTGCAGTATTATACATCATAGCAGGTTATCATTATGATTATTTATATTTTGGGGCTAGTTTAATTGCTTTAGCATTATTAACAAATGTTCTCTCTGAGAAAAATAAAGTTGATAAAAAATATGCAGTTGCTTTTCAATGTACGACATTGCTTTTTGCATTTTCAAAGTTCCCTTTTATTTTAACAGGAAGTTTGTTGTCTGTTTTACCAAATAGATATTACAAAGATAAAAACATGAGGTCATTTTCTTCCTTGCTTTTTCTTTTAAATCTATTTATATCATTTGTTTATGTTGGTATTATTAAACTATTCCCATCTGGAAATTCAATTTCAGGGGAAGGTCCAGGCCTATTTTATTTCTTAACGCATCCATTGCCATTGTTACGAACCTTATTCTTAGCACCGCATGGAATTATTAATGACTTTATTTCAGATCCATTAAAGTATGTTTCTGAAAAATCAGCATTTTTAATAGCAGCTTCAATTTTTACTTTCTTTTTCATTCTATTTATTATTATTCTTAGAAATAAGATTGAACTGCCTAAATTCTTTAAATATTACAGTTTGCTTTTACTTTTAGGTATAGCGATACTAATTATTGTTGCGATTTCTGGAGATCCTCGTGTATATCACACAGGTGATATTGTTGTTGGTGGGGTTCAAGGTCGTTACTATTATTATATTTTAATGTTTCTGCCACTCTATTTTGGCACATGGTTCCACAAAAAGGTGGGTATAGCGGATATTGCTCAAAGTGAGGATTCAAATTTTGATATATCGTTACAATATGCGCTCATCTTCTTAAACATTTTGACGATAAGTATTGGTATTTATACACAAATTCAGGGTTGA
- a CDS encoding rhamnan synthesis F family protein — protein sequence MQRLLLYVHYNKFNFISGHVLYQLENIRPLYSRVVFISNSQLPEDVKSNLVAQHLVDDILERQNTGFDFAAWRDGMKTVGFDQLAHFDSVTLMNDTCFGPLWDLESIYQKFENDDEVDFWGMTNYRKDKDFNEHIQSYYLCFKKQVIESSSFHEFWQGVQDFTNVQDVIDNYETKVTTNLLDAGFRYKTVFDTIHEDTTGMLYPDFSYYNPTAILNHKVPFIKVKTIANNEGIMPYIFDELERISEYPLDLILNHMSMIDRPDYPYLLSRKYLINQELADDFDKKVAVHLHVFYVDLLEEFLDAFQAFHFAYDLWITTDVEEKKQDIGQILSNRAQDATVVVTGNIGRDVLPMLLLKEQLSQYDYVGHFHTKKSKEADFWAGESWRKELIEMLVKPADKILANMEVNPKVGITIADIPTFFRYNRIVVAWNEALISPEMNKLWERMGATKTIDFKNLNTFVMSYGTFVWFKYDALKPLFDLNLTVADVPAEPLPQNSILHAIERLLIYIAWDQKYDFRISQNPHVLTPFIDNKQLNNREDLQPHTFVDFNQIGGIKGALKYIVIGPARAVKYIVKRMIKRK from the coding sequence ATGCAACGTTTACTTTTATATGTTCACTACAATAAGTTTAATTTTATTAGTGGACATGTACTTTACCAATTAGAAAACATTCGTCCCTTGTATTCACGGGTGGTCTTTATCTCTAATAGTCAGCTACCAGAAGATGTGAAGTCTAATTTAGTAGCACAGCATCTGGTAGACGATATTCTAGAGCGCCAAAATACTGGTTTTGACTTTGCGGCTTGGCGGGACGGAATGAAGACAGTAGGTTTTGATCAACTGGCTCATTTTGATTCTGTTACCCTCATGAATGATACTTGCTTTGGCCCTCTTTGGGATTTAGAGTCAATCTATCAAAAATTTGAGAATGATGATGAGGTTGATTTCTGGGGAATGACCAATTACCGGAAAGACAAGGATTTTAACGAACATATTCAGAGTTATTATCTTTGCTTTAAAAAACAGGTTATTGAATCAAGTTCTTTCCATGAATTTTGGCAGGGCGTTCAAGACTTTACCAATGTTCAAGATGTGATTGATAACTATGAAACCAAGGTCACAACGAATTTATTAGATGCTGGTTTTCGCTATAAGACGGTCTTTGATACCATTCATGAAGACACCACAGGGATGCTTTATCCAGACTTTTCTTACTACAATCCTACAGCGATTCTCAATCATAAGGTTCCTTTCATCAAAGTCAAAACCATTGCAAACAATGAAGGAATCATGCCTTACATTTTTGACGAATTGGAACGTATATCGGAATATCCATTAGATTTGATTCTTAACCATATGTCTATGATTGATCGTCCGGACTATCCGTATTTGTTATCGCGTAAGTACTTGATAAACCAAGAATTGGCAGATGATTTTGATAAAAAAGTTGCGGTGCATCTCCATGTCTTTTATGTGGATCTTTTAGAAGAGTTTCTAGATGCTTTCCAAGCTTTTCATTTTGCTTATGACTTATGGATTACGACAGATGTAGAAGAGAAGAAGCAGGATATTGGACAAATTCTTTCTAATCGGGCACAAGATGCGACGGTTGTGGTGACTGGAAATATTGGGCGAGATGTGTTACCAATGCTGCTCTTAAAAGAGCAACTCTCTCAATATGATTATGTTGGCCATTTCCATACTAAGAAATCTAAAGAAGCAGATTTCTGGGCAGGTGAATCTTGGCGAAAAGAATTGATCGAGATGTTGGTCAAACCGGCTGATAAAATCCTAGCCAATATGGAAGTCAATCCAAAAGTCGGAATCACTATCGCAGATATTCCAACTTTCTTCCGTTACAATCGAATAGTGGTTGCTTGGAATGAGGCTCTTATTTCACCAGAGATGAACAAGCTCTGGGAACGAATGGGAGCGACCAAGACGATTGACTTCAAAAATCTCAATACCTTTGTCATGAGTTATGGGACCTTTGTTTGGTTTAAATACGATGCTTTGAAACCACTCTTTGATTTGAATTTGACAGTAGCAGATGTTCCGGCTGAACCACTACCTCAAAATTCGATATTGCATGCGATCGAACGTTTGTTGATCTACATTGCTTGGGATCAAAAATATGACTTTAGGATCTCTCAAAACCCACATGTTCTGACACCATTTATTGATAATAAGCAATTGAACAATCGCGAAGATCTTCAACCCCATACCTTCGTGGACTTTAATCAAATAGGAGGGATTAAAGGGGCATTGAAGTATATCGTGATAGGTCCAGCAAGAGCCGTGAAATATATAGTGAAAAGAATGATAAAAAGAAAGTAG